A genome region from Hymenobacter tibetensis includes the following:
- a CDS encoding ArnT family glycosyltransferase, with translation MDYEQKAPLGYLWASKLAVVLFGKQEMALRLFSLLGGIISLFAFIPVARYFLKPWTVILAVAILALGEPFVYHSTEAKQYGTELLASILAFYLFTKYHRSFKVSSLLLWGISGAILLWFSYSSIFVLAGIAIVVSCNSLLQKEWKQFFLRLIPFVSWLLSFALVYYFFLSRYQDSGWLKNFFEVVYGAYMPLPPSSLKDMIWLAYSHYMILERDLGILTKFGDIKDYSAMQTLFRMPFLPLSLEMVGIIYLFIRNRYHLFLLALPIGLALLASSFRLYPFYERFILFLSPLFIILIAYGAEKAAEFFSKRTGNIVASVLFLLLLFPPTWNAVRFTVFLTTLYKKEYNREAILYVNDRYQPGDAVYVYWNMNHAYKYYKEAYPLAYIARGGEDLRSLSANKQDYYTKVQQQIGDLSGKKRLWVIQNPKLKNNIGEYPGRNPRWYHKSTFSHSAALTNKVMELGGTPVDSFQRESIDVKLFELKN, from the coding sequence ATGGATTACGAACAAAAAGCTCCTCTTGGTTATTTGTGGGCCTCGAAACTTGCAGTAGTGCTTTTTGGCAAGCAAGAAATGGCCCTGCGTTTATTTTCGTTACTCGGCGGCATTATCTCGTTATTTGCTTTCATACCGGTTGCACGCTATTTTTTGAAACCTTGGACTGTAATACTAGCAGTGGCAATTCTAGCGTTAGGGGAGCCTTTCGTCTACCATTCCACTGAAGCCAAGCAATACGGGACCGAGCTCTTAGCTTCTATCTTGGCTTTCTACTTATTTACAAAATATCACAGGTCGTTTAAAGTATCCTCGTTATTACTATGGGGAATTAGTGGCGCCATTCTATTATGGTTTTCTTACTCATCGATATTTGTTCTTGCAGGAATAGCCATTGTAGTGAGTTGCAACAGCCTACTTCAAAAAGAATGGAAGCAGTTCTTCCTTCGCCTGATTCCCTTTGTCTCGTGGCTGCTCAGCTTTGCTCTTGTCTACTACTTTTTCTTGAGCAGATATCAAGATTCAGGCTGGCTTAAAAACTTCTTTGAGGTTGTATATGGTGCGTACATGCCACTACCTCCATCCTCGTTGAAGGATATGATTTGGCTTGCGTATTCCCACTACATGATCTTGGAAAGAGACCTGGGCATACTAACCAAGTTCGGCGATATCAAGGATTACTCTGCTATGCAAACGTTATTTCGGATGCCATTTCTTCCACTTTCACTGGAAATGGTAGGCATAATTTATTTGTTTATAAGAAATAGATATCACCTGTTTTTGCTTGCTCTTCCTATAGGCTTAGCGTTGCTTGCTTCCAGCTTCAGACTCTACCCATTTTACGAGAGGTTTATATTATTTTTATCCCCTCTTTTTATTATTCTAATCGCCTATGGCGCTGAAAAAGCAGCTGAATTTTTTAGCAAGCGCACAGGAAATATTGTAGCATCAGTGCTTTTCTTGCTCCTATTATTTCCTCCAACCTGGAATGCCGTTAGGTTCACCGTATTTCTAACTACGCTATATAAAAAAGAATATAATAGAGAAGCTATCCTGTATGTGAACGATAGGTATCAGCCAGGTGATGCTGTATATGTCTATTGGAATATGAACCACGCGTACAAATATTATAAAGAAGCCTATCCCCTTGCTTATATAGCAAGAGGCGGTGAAGATTTACGGTCCTTGTCAGCCAACAAGCAAGACTACTATACTAAAGTACAGCAGCAAATAGGTGATTTAAGCGGCAAGAAAAGGCTTTGGGTTATCCAAAATCCCAAATTAAAAAATAACATCGGGGAGTATCCTGGCCGCAACCCAAGGTGGTATCACAAAAGCACGTTCTCCCATAGCGCAGCCTTAACCAACAAGGTTATGGAGCTTGGTGGTACACCCGTGGATAGTTTCCAACGAGAAAGTATCGACGTTAAATTATTCGAACTAAAGAACTAG
- a CDS encoding PA2169 family four-helix-bundle protein yields MKQPQQPTSPDNGQPEAPTTDSQASTSENGGAGNLLNQAKDLLNQGSVPDLLSQLPDSVKQLPKTVKGASTNALSSINKLSTTQKVVGGTLLAAGLGYLAVRSRKPKSTGQAATLHELLLFVNDRIEGYQRAVDESQDTKLRGYYKQLVSQSQQFSNRLNQFLRQQEGGVEKGRTVKGRLYRAWMDTKAAITGADEKAILGSNIYGEEWALKAYEDAINDHTLTGAIRSEVERQYAQSQNTYKELQKLDAKL; encoded by the coding sequence ATGAAACAACCTCAGCAACCGACCTCGCCTGATAACGGCCAGCCCGAAGCACCTACCACCGACAGCCAAGCTTCAACCTCCGAAAACGGCGGTGCCGGCAACCTGCTCAACCAAGCCAAGGACTTGCTAAACCAAGGCAGCGTGCCTGATCTACTCTCGCAATTACCGGATTCGGTAAAGCAACTGCCCAAGACGGTGAAAGGCGCTAGTACCAACGCCCTGTCGAGCATCAACAAACTCAGCACCACGCAGAAAGTGGTTGGCGGAACCTTGTTGGCCGCCGGCCTTGGCTACTTAGCCGTACGGAGCCGCAAGCCTAAGTCAACCGGCCAAGCTGCCACCCTACACGAGTTATTGCTGTTCGTCAACGACCGGATTGAGGGCTACCAGCGTGCCGTAGATGAAAGCCAGGACACCAAACTCCGCGGCTACTACAAGCAGCTCGTAAGCCAGAGCCAGCAGTTCTCCAACCGCCTCAACCAATTCCTGCGCCAACAAGAAGGCGGCGTAGAGAAAGGCAGAACCGTGAAAGGCCGCCTGTATCGTGCCTGGATGGACACCAAGGCGGCCATTACCGGCGCCGACGAAAAGGCCATCTTGGGCTCTAACATCTATGGCGAAGAGTGGGCCCTGAAAGCCTATGAAGACGCCATCAACGACCACACCTTGACCGGGGCAATTCGTTCGGAAGTGGAGCGTCAGTATGCGCAGTCGCAGAACACGTACAAAGAGTTGCAGAAGCTGGACGCCAAGCTCTAA
- the arfB gene encoding alternative ribosome rescue aminoacyl-tRNA hydrolase ArfB: MLPPVTDFLPELQFQTSRSSGPGGQNVNKVESRVELRFRLPDSELLTDEQKQTLLQRLASKLTTEGDLLVVAQEDRSQLRNREIALRKFYEMLQKALHKPKPRKATKPSKGAVRERLESKKKHGEKKANRGKLDY, translated from the coding sequence ATGCTACCTCCCGTTACCGACTTTCTGCCTGAACTACAGTTCCAAACCAGCCGTAGCAGCGGCCCCGGCGGCCAAAACGTAAATAAAGTGGAGTCGCGCGTAGAGTTGCGCTTTCGCCTCCCCGATTCCGAGTTGCTCACCGACGAGCAGAAGCAAACCCTGCTGCAAAGGCTAGCTTCCAAGCTCACCACCGAGGGCGACTTGCTGGTGGTAGCGCAAGAGGACCGAAGCCAGCTCCGCAACCGGGAAATTGCCTTGCGCAAGTTTTACGAGATGCTGCAAAAGGCCTTGCACAAGCCCAAGCCCCGCAAAGCCACCAAGCCCAGCAAAGGAGCCGTGCGGGAGCGTCTGGAGTCCAAGAAAAAGCACGGCGAGAAGAAAGCCAACCGCGGTAAGCTAGACTACTAG
- a CDS encoding magnesium transporter CorA family protein: MTENLLTRQECDFAWLDITSPSAAELQAVAEQYDLPDSLVRDCLEPSHLPKFETNNGLNFIILRIFSTPENTQADTIQELSTKIAIFYTKDYMITVHRRPHPVLSSLKSIARAPGQECDTPAEVAIHLVRYALNSYLQPALTLTRELDDYESEIFLKREVPNALQGLYFLKRKASAAKQLLLLTRDILTMLRRQMVSDDAILLQDTQDLQVKVETLYQQLDAGATNLMNLYLSLSSQRTNETMRVLTVFSAFFLPLTFIAGVYGMNFEYMPELGWKLGYPGAMVAMVVISVGIYTWFKRKNWI, translated from the coding sequence ATGACTGAAAATCTTCTTACCCGCCAAGAGTGCGACTTTGCCTGGCTTGATATTACCAGCCCCAGCGCCGCCGAGCTGCAAGCCGTGGCCGAGCAGTACGACCTGCCCGACTCGTTGGTGCGCGACTGCCTAGAGCCAAGCCACTTACCTAAGTTTGAAACCAATAATGGCTTGAACTTCATTATCCTGCGCATTTTCAGCACCCCCGAAAACACGCAGGCCGATACCATTCAGGAGTTGAGCACCAAGATTGCCATCTTCTACACCAAAGACTACATGATTACGGTGCATCGGCGTCCGCATCCGGTGCTGAGCAGCCTGAAAAGTATAGCACGCGCACCCGGCCAGGAGTGCGACACGCCCGCGGAAGTGGCCATTCATTTGGTGCGCTACGCCCTCAACAGCTACCTGCAGCCCGCCCTCACGCTTACCCGGGAGCTAGACGATTACGAGTCGGAGATATTTCTGAAACGGGAGGTGCCCAATGCGTTGCAGGGTCTGTACTTTCTGAAGCGCAAAGCCTCGGCCGCCAAGCAGCTCCTGCTACTCACCCGCGACATCCTGACCATGCTCCGGCGGCAAATGGTATCCGACGATGCCATTCTGCTGCAAGACACCCAGGATTTGCAAGTGAAAGTGGAAACGCTCTACCAACAGCTTGATGCGGGTGCCACCAACTTGATGAACCTGTACTTGTCGTTGTCGTCGCAGCGCACCAACGAAACCATGCGGGTACTCACGGTCTTCTCGGCCTTCTTCCTGCCCCTGACTTTTATTGCGGGCGTGTACGGCATGAACTTCGAATACATGCCTGAACTAGGCTGGAAGCTAGGCTACCCAGGCGCTATGGTGGCCATGGTGGTTATATCCGTTGGTATTTACACCTGGTTTAAACGCAAAAATTGGATATAG
- a CDS encoding DUF4142 domain-containing protein, with the protein MNKLHQATPRREFLTHSVKSTVALGVGMSAFASLLQSFTFKEDEESGLLLQGAGAITTEAQFRAAIAGPVNTSMLSSQLATTQASNQYAKQFAGFELEETKGMLSILKDMGTTPPPPDAKAQAMMTQMKAATGAAFDKAYIAAQLQTHQLLRTLTEGYLASPAPAQTNMMEKHGRHIATLALATIKEHVAITQRLSTVVGS; encoded by the coding sequence ATGAACAAGCTACATCAGGCTACGCCACGCCGGGAATTTCTTACGCATTCAGTGAAAAGCACCGTGGCGCTAGGCGTCGGAATGTCCGCTTTTGCTTCACTGCTCCAATCGTTTACATTCAAAGAAGACGAGGAAAGCGGCTTGCTCCTGCAAGGCGCGGGAGCCATTACCACCGAAGCCCAGTTTCGAGCGGCCATAGCCGGCCCCGTCAATACCTCGATGCTAAGCAGCCAGTTGGCTACCACTCAGGCGTCCAACCAATACGCCAAGCAGTTTGCCGGTTTCGAGTTAGAGGAGACAAAAGGCATGCTGAGTATTCTGAAGGACATGGGTACCACACCTCCGCCCCCAGACGCCAAAGCACAAGCCATGATGACCCAAATGAAAGCGGCGACGGGCGCTGCTTTCGACAAAGCCTACATTGCCGCGCAGCTTCAAACGCACCAGCTGTTGCGCACCCTCACCGAAGGCTACCTCGCCAGCCCGGCCCCCGCCCAAACCAACATGATGGAAAAGCACGGCCGCCACATTGCCACGTTGGCCCTAGCCACCATCAAGGAGCACGTCGCCATTACGCAACGCCTGTCCACAGTAGTAGGCAGCTAA
- the mgtE gene encoding magnesium transporter, with protein sequence MNQHPTTEHITSLIQEGEFFKLKELLKKYEPAEIVELIEEEEEREQLIIFRLLPLKLATQVFEYLDLEVQKHFLTNLTQEKITNILNEMSPDDRTALLEFLPDDFVKELIQTLSEPERKVTLELLGYPEYSVGRLMTPDYIAIREHWTVQQVLDYIRRHGGQSETLSVLYVTDERGVLIDDIRIREFLLADPQKQVRELMDHRYVNLKAMQDQEEAIDVFRRNDRVALPVVNDDGVLFGIVTIDDILDIREEEDTEDIQKLGGSEALDEPYLATSIWGMVKKRAGWLVILLIGEMLTTSAMHHFEDDLQKAAVLGLFIPLIISAGGNAGSQATSLIIRAMSLGEFKLSDWWMVMRREIISGLLLGAILGVVGSLRIVLWATLIDPGYFGQYWQLISITVGFSLLGIVLWGALAGAMLPMLLKRLGLDPATASAPFVATLVDVTGLIIYFSVATLVLRGTLL encoded by the coding sequence ATGAATCAGCATCCGACCACCGAACACATTACGTCCCTGATTCAGGAGGGCGAGTTTTTCAAGCTCAAAGAACTTCTTAAAAAATACGAGCCGGCTGAGATAGTAGAGCTGATCGAGGAAGAAGAAGAGCGGGAACAACTCATCATTTTTCGGCTGCTGCCACTCAAGCTGGCCACCCAGGTGTTCGAGTACCTCGACCTGGAAGTGCAAAAACACTTCCTGACCAACCTGACCCAAGAGAAAATCACCAACATCCTCAACGAAATGTCGCCCGACGACCGGACGGCATTGCTGGAGTTCCTGCCCGATGATTTCGTGAAGGAGCTGATTCAAACGCTGTCGGAGCCGGAGCGCAAGGTGACGCTGGAGCTACTAGGCTACCCCGAGTACTCGGTGGGCCGCCTGATGACACCCGACTACATTGCCATTCGGGAGCATTGGACGGTGCAGCAAGTGCTCGACTACATTCGGCGCCACGGGGGACAGTCGGAAACGCTGAGTGTGCTTTACGTGACCGACGAGCGAGGCGTCCTCATTGACGACATTCGCATTCGGGAGTTCTTGCTGGCCGACCCGCAAAAGCAGGTACGCGAGCTAATGGACCACCGCTACGTCAACCTCAAGGCCATGCAGGACCAGGAAGAGGCCATCGACGTGTTCCGGCGCAACGACCGGGTAGCGCTGCCCGTCGTCAACGACGACGGTGTGCTGTTCGGCATCGTGACCATTGACGACATACTAGACATCCGAGAAGAAGAAGACACCGAGGACATTCAGAAGCTGGGAGGCTCCGAGGCCTTGGATGAGCCGTATTTGGCTACCTCTATCTGGGGCATGGTGAAAAAGCGGGCGGGCTGGTTGGTTATCCTGCTCATCGGCGAGATGCTGACTACGTCGGCCATGCACCACTTCGAAGATGACTTGCAGAAAGCGGCCGTGCTGGGGTTGTTTATTCCGCTGATTATTTCGGCCGGGGGTAATGCTGGTTCGCAGGCTACGTCGCTCATTATCCGGGCCATGAGCTTGGGCGAGTTCAAGCTCAGCGACTGGTGGATGGTGATGCGCCGCGAAATCATATCAGGCTTGCTGCTGGGCGCGATATTGGGCGTAGTAGGCTCCCTGCGGATTGTGTTGTGGGCTACGCTCATCGACCCCGGCTATTTCGGTCAGTACTGGCAACTGATTTCCATTACGGTGGGCTTCTCGCTGCTAGGCATTGTGCTGTGGGGCGCGCTGGCAGGCGCAATGCTGCCCATGCTGCTTAAGCGCCTGGGCCTCGACCCAGCTACTGCCTCGGCGCCCTTCGTGGCAACCCTCGTAGACGTAACCGGCTTGATTATCTACTTCTCAGTGGCCACGCTGGTGCTACGCGGCACCTTGTTGTAG
- a CDS encoding cyanophycinase, whose protein sequence is MPQPTPAALPLGTLVALGGGDDDALLALLCDLLPTLDTPVEILTTASSNPARTAAAYEKAFHDLGCTAARHLPINQRHPADTPATLRRLSRAGLVFFTGGDQQLISEFIRGTEFLTQLKHRFQTEAGFMIAGTSAGAAALPERMLVEGYGWRALRKGGIQTMAGLGLLPDLFIDQHFVERGRFGRLMHALLAHPTCLGLGLSEETGIIIRSGNVAEVFGDGIMMMMDARHLKSSNLGRVGKGEPVSGQDMRVHMLVSGQQINLQTRQVLAG, encoded by the coding sequence ATGCCCCAACCGACGCCCGCCGCCTTACCACTCGGCACGCTCGTTGCCCTCGGTGGCGGCGACGATGATGCCCTGCTAGCGCTGCTCTGCGACCTGCTCCCTACTCTCGATACGCCCGTCGAAATCCTGACGACGGCCTCCAGCAACCCCGCCCGTACGGCCGCCGCCTACGAAAAGGCCTTCCACGACCTGGGCTGCACCGCGGCCCGGCACCTGCCCATCAACCAGCGGCACCCCGCCGATACGCCCGCTACGCTGCGCCGCCTCAGCCGCGCCGGCCTGGTTTTTTTCACCGGTGGCGACCAGCAACTCATCAGCGAGTTCATCCGGGGTACCGAGTTTCTGACGCAGCTCAAGCACCGCTTCCAAACCGAAGCGGGCTTTATGATAGCCGGAACCAGCGCCGGCGCCGCCGCCCTGCCCGAGCGTATGCTAGTGGAAGGCTACGGCTGGCGAGCGTTGCGCAAAGGGGGCATCCAAACAATGGCCGGCCTAGGGCTGCTACCCGACTTGTTTATTGATCAGCACTTTGTGGAGCGCGGACGGTTTGGGCGGCTAATGCACGCCTTGTTGGCCCATCCAACGTGCCTGGGGCTGGGGCTGTCAGAAGAAACCGGCATTATCATCCGGAGCGGCAACGTGGCAGAAGTGTTTGGCGACGGCATCATGATGATGATGGATGCTCGCCACTTGAAGAGCAGCAACCTCGGCCGGGTAGGGAAGGGAGAGCCAGTAAGCGGCCAAGACATGCGCGTGCATATGCTGGTGTCAGGACAGCAGATAAATTTGCAGACCCGGCAAGTGCTGGCGGGTTAA
- a CDS encoding OmpP1/FadL family transporter yields MGGVGVGLSLDQAAMFYNPGALAMVRDRGVQVGVNATLARNAFVAEGGSQQRQLRNSTVTPFNLYASFGPAEGKFRAGIAVYTPFGSKLQYADGWEGRTSLTDITLESIYVQPTFSYAITDQLSIGAGLMILAYGSVNLQRDIPLPDSFGHVELDGKAENKLGFNVGVFFKPSDKLSVGISHRSKIDAQVKDGDVTFTNVAPAFAANFQATKFNATLPLVATTSIGIGIMPNENLTIGLDVNYAEWSKYRTLVFEFDQNVAGSNRSESKRFYEDALTFRVGGQYKLTSGLTVRAGGSYDASPVKDGYVTPETPDNDRISGTLGASYAFGKFGVDLSAQYVSIQKRTQTTQDLLNNGTTDRIAGTYKTNIVIPGIGLNYNF; encoded by the coding sequence ATGGGTGGCGTCGGCGTTGGCTTGTCCCTCGACCAGGCCGCTATGTTCTACAACCCGGGTGCTTTGGCTATGGTCCGCGACCGGGGTGTGCAGGTGGGTGTAAATGCTACGCTGGCCCGCAATGCCTTCGTTGCCGAAGGCGGAAGCCAGCAGCGCCAACTCCGCAACAGCACCGTAACCCCTTTCAATCTGTACGCGAGCTTCGGTCCGGCTGAAGGCAAATTCCGGGCGGGTATTGCGGTATATACGCCTTTCGGTAGCAAACTTCAGTATGCCGACGGGTGGGAAGGGCGTACCAGCCTTACCGATATCACGCTGGAGTCCATTTATGTGCAGCCTACCTTCAGCTACGCCATCACCGACCAACTGAGCATCGGTGCGGGGCTGATGATACTAGCTTATGGCTCCGTGAACTTGCAGCGCGACATCCCGCTGCCCGATTCGTTTGGACATGTTGAGCTAGACGGCAAGGCTGAGAACAAGCTCGGCTTCAACGTTGGGGTATTCTTCAAGCCTTCCGACAAGTTGAGCGTGGGTATCAGCCACCGCTCCAAGATTGATGCGCAGGTGAAAGACGGCGACGTTACATTCACCAACGTAGCTCCCGCGTTTGCCGCCAACTTCCAAGCCACCAAGTTCAACGCTACGTTGCCATTGGTAGCCACTACCAGCATCGGTATTGGCATCATGCCGAACGAGAACCTCACCATCGGCCTCGATGTGAACTACGCCGAGTGGAGCAAGTACCGCACGCTGGTGTTCGAGTTCGACCAAAACGTAGCAGGCTCCAACCGCAGCGAGTCGAAGCGCTTCTACGAAGATGCGCTTACGTTCCGCGTAGGTGGGCAATACAAGCTCACCAGCGGCCTGACGGTTCGGGCCGGTGGCTCCTATGACGCTAGCCCCGTGAAAGACGGCTATGTAACGCCCGAAACGCCCGACAACGACCGGATCAGCGGTACGCTGGGTGCTTCCTACGCCTTCGGCAAGTTCGGGGTGGACCTGTCGGCCCAGTACGTTTCCATCCAGAAGCGCACCCAAACCACGCAGGACCTGCTCAACAACGGCACAACCGACCGGATTGCCGGTACCTACAAAACCAATATCGTGATTCCGGGCATCGGCCTGAACTACAACTTCTAA
- a CDS encoding SGNH/GDSL hydrolase family protein, translating to MTTSLFRKCAPVVALMGLGLTACQPDIEDDFTPSAGSVDFTRYIAVGNSLTAGFQDNGLYLEGQQKSYPALLAEQFRAVGGGEFVQPLFPAGQENGSGYVRLVGITNGSPVTANVPGNAGRVAPTSAPYTKFTAAINNLGVPGIRLSDIETAGFGNVRTTPLNANTFNPYFERITPDGSNQTYLQRVATEATTATFFTNWLGNNDVLGFATAGGAASSLTTPANFTDKNNKVVDALTAGGAKGLVATIPDVTNIPFFTTVGPVLRATLTARNVAGVVITTGGFNTTPGMSATRRSIATTTIRDASGNGNQLFTLTASPYLPLIGVPNNGRAWRDVFNQARPSLPPIVTLGLFLALQGVDTTKQFGITAENPIPSTLVLDDTEQTQVRNATTAFNTAITNKANEKGLAIFDSNTFFSGVAQRGLVTNGVSNTASFVSGNLFSLDGVHPTPRGYAVIANEMIKAINAKYGSRIAQVNPNNYRGVQFPR from the coding sequence ATGACTACTTCTCTATTCCGCAAGTGCGCGCCGGTTGTGGCGCTGATGGGTTTGGGGCTCACTGCCTGCCAACCCGATATCGAAGACGATTTCACGCCTAGCGCCGGTTCGGTTGATTTCACCCGTTATATCGCCGTAGGCAACTCCCTAACGGCCGGATTTCAGGACAACGGCCTGTATTTGGAAGGCCAGCAAAAATCGTATCCGGCTCTGTTAGCTGAGCAATTTCGTGCCGTTGGTGGTGGCGAATTCGTGCAGCCACTATTCCCTGCCGGACAGGAAAATGGATCGGGCTACGTGCGGCTGGTTGGCATCACCAACGGTTCGCCGGTCACGGCTAACGTTCCTGGCAATGCTGGCCGTGTTGCGCCAACTTCAGCTCCGTACACCAAGTTTACGGCTGCTATCAACAACTTAGGCGTACCTGGTATTCGTTTGTCGGATATTGAAACGGCTGGCTTTGGAAACGTTCGGACTACGCCGTTGAATGCTAACACGTTCAACCCGTATTTCGAGCGTATTACCCCAGACGGAAGCAATCAAACGTACTTGCAGAGAGTTGCCACTGAAGCTACTACAGCCACGTTCTTCACCAACTGGCTCGGCAACAACGACGTGCTTGGTTTCGCCACTGCGGGTGGTGCTGCCAGCAGTCTGACAACACCGGCCAACTTCACCGACAAAAACAACAAAGTAGTTGACGCGCTGACGGCGGGTGGTGCCAAAGGCTTGGTAGCTACTATCCCCGACGTAACCAATATCCCGTTCTTCACGACGGTTGGGCCTGTACTACGAGCAACTTTGACAGCTAGAAACGTAGCAGGAGTTGTTATTACTACCGGTGGGTTCAATACCACTCCGGGTATGTCGGCTACTCGCCGCTCAATTGCTACTACCACCATTCGGGATGCCAGCGGCAATGGTAACCAACTGTTCACCTTGACGGCGTCGCCTTACTTGCCTCTGATTGGTGTTCCTAACAACGGCAGAGCGTGGCGTGATGTATTCAACCAGGCGCGGCCTTCTTTGCCTCCTATTGTTACGTTAGGTTTGTTCCTAGCATTGCAAGGCGTAGATACCACGAAGCAGTTCGGCATCACCGCTGAAAACCCAATTCCTAGTACGCTGGTATTGGATGACACAGAGCAAACTCAAGTGCGTAATGCTACTACAGCCTTCAACACGGCCATTACCAACAAAGCCAACGAGAAGGGCCTAGCCATTTTTGATTCCAACACCTTCTTCAGCGGGGTTGCACAGAGAGGCTTAGTCACCAATGGTGTGTCGAATACGGCAAGCTTCGTTTCCGGTAACCTGTTCTCACTCGATGGCGTGCATCCTACACCTCGCGGCTACGCTGTGATAGCCAATGAGATGATCAAGGCTATTAATGCGAAATACGGCTCGCGTATTGCGCAGGTGAATCCGAACAACTACCGTGGCGTGCAGTTTCCACGTTAA
- a CDS encoding YpdA family putative bacillithiol disulfide reductase — translation MVDVVVIGAGPVGLACALEVQRVGLTAVVVDKGALVNSIIGYPTNMEFFSTPELLEIGGHPFPTSSYKPLREDGLDYYRRVAQTENLNLRLYERVTGLEGEPGKYEVVTEKGRIECASVIIATGFYDVPNYLNVPGEDLPHVNHYYKEPYAHVGQDVVVVGAKNSSAKAALQLLRAGARVTMVVRGAEISNSVKYWIRPDLLNRIKEGRIKVHFNTTIQRILTDTVKLDTPEGPLTVPADYVYALTGYHPDFSFLAALGITCQLDAAQTPTHDAETLETNRPGVYLAGTVCGGLNTSRWFIENGRYHAQVIAAHLAGRAAPALPEVLQPVQLTPQA, via the coding sequence ATGGTTGATGTAGTTGTAATTGGGGCAGGCCCGGTAGGCTTAGCGTGCGCACTGGAAGTGCAGCGGGTTGGCCTTACAGCAGTAGTAGTTGACAAAGGAGCATTGGTGAATTCCATCATCGGCTACCCGACCAACATGGAGTTTTTCTCCACCCCGGAGTTGCTGGAAATCGGAGGGCACCCGTTCCCAACCAGCAGCTACAAGCCCCTGCGCGAAGACGGCCTCGACTACTATCGCCGGGTGGCCCAGACTGAAAACCTGAATTTGCGCCTCTATGAGCGGGTTACGGGGTTGGAAGGGGAACCTGGCAAGTATGAAGTAGTAACGGAGAAAGGCCGCATCGAGTGTGCCAGCGTTATTATAGCCACCGGCTTCTATGATGTACCTAACTACTTGAACGTGCCTGGGGAAGATTTACCTCACGTCAACCATTACTACAAGGAGCCCTATGCTCACGTCGGGCAGGATGTGGTGGTAGTTGGGGCTAAAAACTCTTCGGCCAAAGCGGCCTTGCAACTCCTCCGGGCCGGCGCCCGCGTCACGATGGTAGTGCGGGGTGCGGAAATCAGCAATTCGGTGAAGTACTGGATTCGGCCCGACCTGCTGAACCGCATCAAGGAAGGCCGGATCAAGGTGCATTTCAACACCACGATTCAGCGTATCCTCACCGACACCGTGAAGCTCGACACCCCGGAAGGTCCGCTCACTGTCCCTGCCGACTACGTGTACGCCCTCACCGGCTACCATCCCGACTTCAGCTTCTTGGCTGCCCTCGGCATCACCTGCCAACTCGACGCGGCCCAGACGCCCACTCACGACGCCGAAACTCTGGAAACCAACCGTCCTGGCGTATACCTAGCAGGTACCGTTTGTGGAGGACTCAACACCAGCCGCTGGTTTATTGAAAACGGCCGCTACCACGCCCAGGTCATAGCCGCGCACTTGGCTGGCCGAGCCGCACCCGCCTTACCCGAAGTGCTGCAACCCGTGCAGCTCACGCCTCAAGCATAA